DNA sequence from the Pseudophryne corroboree isolate aPseCor3 chromosome 6, aPseCor3.hap2, whole genome shotgun sequence genome:
TTTTCGTACAGTTTTCTATAAGGAAtataaaataacaactgcaggaccAACTGGATCTAGTGCTGGAGAAAGACACCAGACCAAATTGTGGTATTATAATTTACTACTATTCACGGTTGAGCAAGTAGCAGTTCGTCCATCAAGGAATACTTTGGAGGAAGACCTTTTGGATGAGTCTGAGGATAAAGGTGAGAGCCCAAGTCGAGATATGGTGAGTGATTAAGGAATTATCTCCTCCACCTCGCAATCCACTGCTCCAACTCCTTTAAAATAATGGAGATATTCCTCTCTTCCTCTTTTTGCATTAGCTGTACCTCTGTCTTGTATTAGGGGAGTTTCCACAGGGGGCATAACCTCACTTACTTTTGGTTGTTTTTGTTTATCCTTGTTTGTAGCACAAGATGTTTGTTGTGAGGTTTTCCGCCTTAAAAAAATTGTGGAGAATGCAGCATGCCATCACCACAGAGTCGATTTTATCGACTCTTAAATGTATGGCGGTGTGAAAAATCCTGAATCTGTTGGCAAGTATGCCAAAGGCATTCTCAATGATTCTTCTTGCTCTGGAAAGCCTGTAATTATAAATCTGTTTCTCTTGGCTAAGTCCCCTTTGAGGGAATGGTTTAATTAGATGCTCATGAAGAGCAAAAGCCTCATCAGCCACAAAAACAAAAATTTAGATTCTCTTTTGTTACAGCTCTAGTTGGTAAATTTAAGGTATTGCCAATGAGTTTTTTTGTACAAAATGGTCTCTTTAAATGAGCCTCCATCTGATGAGCGCCCATTTTTACCTATGTCAACAAAtaaatattcgcaatttgcgtctaCTAGAGCCATTAAAACTGTGCTAAAATAAGCTTTGTAAATAAAATAAAGAGAACCAGAGTTTGCAGGTGGGATAATTCTAACATGTTTCCCATCAAGCGCACTGCCACAACTTTCATCCACTCCTCCACAGTAGTAGGAAACTGTAATTGATGCgctaaagatttttttaatttttccaaGGTATTTACATTTTTTGGTATTAAAtatttacattatttatttattttacagtctACCCCTAGCTTGGAGGGAACCCCGCAGCCACCCCTTTCCCAAACAACTGGCAGTGGCACAGAAATGATGACTGAAAGTACCAACCCGTCTCAATCAACACCTGAAATACCCAAAGGAAAGCCACAGAAATCAGAACATACAGCATCTGCAGCATCCAGCTTTCTTTCAACAGCAGAAAAGGTGCTCAATACACCACCAGATCACTTAGCCATGTATGGCTCATACTTGATAGGGACCCTGAGGCTTTGCTCAGAGCCTCAGCAAATCAAATTTGAAAAATTATGTAATGAGCTACTAAATAGGGCCATAACCCATGTAACCCATAATACAGCAATATGTGAGAATACAGCCCAGTCCACTCACCCCTACCCATACAATCAACAACAACCGTCAAGCCCTATAAGGCCAACTACACCAAAAAACCCACAAGCACAACAACCAATGCCACCTTCTGCTAATGTATACGAGCCCTCTACTTCTAGCCAGGTTTATACGGCTCTTCTGCAGTGCGAGTCACCTGATGAAGATCCCGAATATCTAAATTGTTAACAATATCTATAGTTTTACCTTGTTGTTAATAATAAAagatttattgtttttatttttttatacaattTATGTGCACAATCAGAATGTAGTCTCAATGCCATCTGTCAGGATCCCACATTTCAGAACACCAACACTGAAATCCCAGCAGCTTTGAATGCAGATATTTGGTAAGGGAATGTAACCTGATGCGAGCATAAGGAATTACCAAACACACAGCAAGGTTAGCAAAGATGCCTCGTTGCACTTGCCCCCGCTGCCACCTTCTGGACTGCAGGGCTGCTGACTGTTAAAATGACACATCCCATTCCCTTCCATCTGCAAGTGTTTTGTGCGTTACCTGTTACTACAAATTTTAAACTGATGTGCTAGTTTTATATATGTTCTTTAAAAAGCAAAGTTTTACATTCGTGAATGGGAATGAGCGCACTCAACAATTTTTCCATATATATGTTAACAGTCCAAGGTCCTCTTTATTAACAAACCATAACATGATAGTGGCACAAAGAAATCCAAACTTTCGGTGTGCATTTGGACCTTTCTCAAGGGATCAACAGCAAAAGGTGGCAAAAATGTAGAAGGTCTGGAACTAAAGTGGTTCCTGGATAAAAAGGACCTTTGACTGTTTACATATATGGATAAACTGAGGAGTGCCCTCTTTCCCATTGTATTTGGTTATCAGAAGTTCACTGGGTTATTCTTTTAAAGCACCCCAGTGGCTGTTTTGTGGTTGGTGACAGTGAAGGACCCAAATGTTCTGTTGTTTTAAAAATATTCCATTAGCAACTTGCTTGTCCTTAAAAATGCCAACAAACCACTGTATTAAAAAATCTGTATAGTGTGAATTATGCAAAATTTTTTGGAATGATCCATGTCCAAATTAATGTGCACACTATAAATGTTAAACATTTTCTAATATATTAAAAACATGTAGTATGTTCAGCTACCAAAAAATTTGAAAACCAAGGTGCGTTTTACCAAAAACATAAACATTAATATATTCAGTAGCAAATTGAGTGTTGcacgattatttcatactttcataTACTGTTGCTTCAAAACTTTGATAATAGCTTCACAGGTTTCAGGGATAATATGTCCCAAAGCTTGGGGAGATATGAGTGCTCCATATTTTAAATCCTGAAGCGATATTCCTGTGGCCAAAAATCTGAGTGTAACCACCAGCCTGTCCTCTGCTGGGATTGCCCTCCGGAACTGGGTGTCATGTTTTTCAATGTAAGGCCtcacaaggcccagcaactcctggaatGCTTCTTTGTCCATCCTGAGGAAATTGCGGTAGTCATTCGGATAGGTATCTCTTATCTGCATCAGCAGTGGCATATGTGAGTGTATATCCCTCTGCTGAAGCCACTGTTTGGTCCAACAAGACCTCCTCAACCTTCTTCTATCGGTCTCAATATTATCTGCTTCCAAAACCGCAACAGCAGCATAATATACAGCAACTTGATGCAGGTACGAAAGGAATCCATTATAAAAAGAGCAACTGCAAAACCACACAGCTCAAAACACAATTCCTGCAGAACCTCTCATAATATGGTGGAGAGATATGTGCTTCTCCCAGAAGTCCAGCCCTTTTTAAATTTTGCTGTGATGTCAAACGATCCAGACATTGTTTGACATCGTTGGACATCATATGTTAAAAGTATAGTGTTTACAAACGACCTGATCTGAAACAATACCGTTGAAGATATCGGATGATATTGCATCTTATGGAATCGTATAA
Encoded proteins:
- the LOC134933641 gene encoding uncharacterized protein LOC134933641 — protein: MALSNSTPPASPAAKKTATELFQKDPSQEYLWRVKSPEYHNKNKSNAALDELTNYSLTEYPEASPDWVKRKIQNFRTVFYKEYKITTAGPTGSSAGERHQTKLWYYNLLLFTVEQVAVRPSRNTLEEDLLDESEDKGESPSRDMSTPSLEGTPQPPLSQTTGSGTEMMTESTNPSQSTPEIPKGKPQKSEHTASAASSFLSTAEKVLNTPPDHLAMYGSYLIGTLRLCSEPQQIKFEKLCNELLNRAITHVTHNTAICENTAQSTHPYPYNQQQPSSPIRPTTPKNPQAQQPMPPSANVYEPSTSSQVYTALLQCESPDEDPEYLNC